From Cellulosimicrobium sp. ES-005, one genomic window encodes:
- the guaA gene encoding glutamine-hydrolyzing GMP synthase, with translation MTSPATAPDTPTTAEVAATPRPVLVVDFGAQYAQLIARRVREAKVYSEIVPHTFTVEQMLAKDPVAIILSGGPSSVYATGAPFVDPALFEAGVPVMGICYGFQAMAKALGGEVAQTGLREYGGTEVEVCAAGVLLDGTPEHQTTWMSHGDAVHRAPEGFEVLATSSGSPVAAFEDRERRLYGVQWHPEVKHSAHGQTVLEHFLYDGAGLAPDWTPGNVIADQVAAIRAQVGDARVICALSGGVDSAVAAALVQRAVGDQLTCVHVDHGLMRAGEVEQIERDFVAATGVNLVIRDEKERFLTALAGHSDPETKRKIIGREFIRVFEDAARQIVEDAGEHGAEVKFLVQGTLYPDVVESGGGEGAANIKSHHNVGGLPDDLQFSLVEPLRTLFKDEVRAVGRELGVPEEIVARQPFPGPGLGIRIVGEVTADRLETLRAADAIAREELTKAGLDDEIWQCPVVLLADVRSVGVQGDGRTYGHPIVLRPVSSEDAMTADWTRLPYDVLSVISTRITNEVSEVNRVVLDVTSKPPGTIEWE, from the coding sequence ACCGCCGAGGTCGCCGCGACCCCGCGCCCCGTGCTCGTCGTCGACTTCGGCGCCCAGTACGCGCAGCTCATCGCGCGCCGCGTGCGCGAGGCCAAGGTCTACTCCGAGATCGTGCCGCACACCTTCACGGTCGAGCAGATGCTCGCGAAGGACCCGGTGGCGATCATCCTCTCCGGCGGGCCGTCGTCGGTGTACGCGACCGGCGCCCCGTTCGTCGACCCGGCGCTGTTCGAGGCCGGCGTGCCCGTGATGGGCATCTGCTACGGCTTCCAGGCCATGGCCAAGGCGCTCGGCGGCGAGGTCGCCCAGACGGGCCTGCGCGAGTACGGCGGCACCGAGGTCGAGGTGTGCGCCGCGGGCGTGCTGCTCGACGGCACGCCGGAGCACCAGACCACGTGGATGAGCCACGGCGACGCGGTGCACCGCGCGCCCGAGGGCTTCGAGGTCCTCGCGACGTCGTCGGGCTCGCCGGTCGCCGCGTTCGAGGACCGCGAGCGTCGCCTCTACGGCGTGCAGTGGCACCCCGAGGTCAAGCACTCCGCGCACGGCCAGACCGTGCTGGAGCACTTCCTGTACGACGGCGCCGGGCTGGCCCCGGACTGGACGCCCGGCAACGTCATCGCGGACCAGGTCGCGGCGATCCGCGCCCAGGTCGGCGACGCGCGCGTCATCTGCGCGCTCTCGGGCGGCGTCGACTCCGCCGTCGCCGCGGCGCTCGTGCAGCGCGCGGTGGGCGACCAGCTCACGTGCGTGCACGTCGACCACGGGCTGATGCGCGCGGGCGAGGTCGAGCAGATCGAGCGCGACTTCGTCGCGGCGACGGGCGTCAACCTCGTGATCCGCGACGAGAAGGAGCGGTTCCTCACGGCGCTCGCCGGGCACAGCGACCCGGAGACCAAGCGCAAGATCATCGGCCGCGAGTTCATCCGCGTGTTCGAGGACGCCGCGCGCCAGATCGTCGAGGACGCGGGCGAGCACGGCGCCGAGGTGAAGTTCCTCGTGCAGGGCACGCTCTACCCGGACGTCGTCGAGTCCGGCGGCGGCGAGGGCGCGGCGAACATCAAGAGCCACCACAACGTCGGCGGCCTGCCCGACGACCTGCAGTTCTCGCTCGTCGAGCCGCTGCGCACCCTGTTCAAGGACGAGGTCCGCGCGGTCGGCCGCGAGCTCGGCGTGCCCGAGGAGATCGTCGCGCGCCAGCCGTTCCCGGGTCCCGGGCTCGGCATCCGCATCGTCGGCGAGGTCACGGCGGACCGCCTCGAGACGCTGCGCGCGGCCGACGCGATCGCGCGCGAGGAGCTGACGAAGGCGGGACTCGACGACGAGATCTGGCAGTGCCCGGTCGTGCTGCTCGCCGACGTCCGCTCGGTCGGCGTCCAGGGCGACGGCCGCACCTACGGCCACCCGATCGTGCTGCGCCCCGTCTCGTCCGAGGACGCGATGACGGCCGACTGGACGCGCCTGCCCTACGACGTGCTGTCCGTCATCTCGACGCGCATCACCAACGAGGTCTCCGAGGTCAACCGCGTCGTGCTCGACGTGACGAGCAAGCCCCCGGGCACCATCGAGTGGGAGTGA